The Deltaproteobacteria bacterium genome window below encodes:
- a CDS encoding peptidylprolyl isomerase: MAIVNDSIITLSELNAASSISMDELKNISSPKKKKMVTEVRSKALDQLIERKLVEQASNKTGISVSEREIDNAIDDVKKENNLTHDTLLTALAANGLTYKEYRNQLKDQIRQMKFMGKEFRSKITISDEDIEAYYIQNRERFYEPIRFRFYHIFLAMPPNATIAQRQYIEQIAKEILLKIWNGEDFVTLTLKYSQGPSPENGGDIGFLKAGEIDPSIEKAVLGLNAGETSSVIRSKIGLHIIKLLEKKEKEVRPLEAVKEDIKNILYRNIVDERYKLWLEEQKSTAHIEVRL, encoded by the coding sequence GTGGCTATAGTCAATGACAGCATAATAACCTTGTCAGAGTTAAATGCTGCTTCGTCTATAAGCATGGACGAACTTAAAAATATCTCTAGTCCTAAAAAGAAGAAGATGGTAACGGAAGTAAGAAGCAAGGCACTTGACCAGTTAATAGAGAGAAAACTTGTTGAACAGGCATCAAATAAGACAGGCATTTCAGTAAGCGAAAGGGAGATTGATAATGCCATAGATGATGTAAAAAAAGAAAATAATCTGACCCACGATACACTTTTAACCGCACTTGCAGCAAACGGACTGACATATAAGGAATACAGAAATCAATTAAAAGACCAGATAAGACAGATGAAGTTTATGGGCAAGGAATTCCGTTCAAAGATAACCATATCAGATGAGGATATTGAGGCATACTACATACAAAACAGAGAAAGGTTTTACGAACCTATTAGATTTAGGTTCTATCATATCTTTCTGGCAATGCCGCCAAATGCAACCATCGCACAAAGGCAGTATATAGAGCAGATAGCAAAGGAGATACTCCTGAAGATATGGAATGGAGAGGATTTTGTAACACTTACCCTTAAGTATTCACAGGGACCAAGTCCTGAAAATGGGGGAGATATCGGTTTTCTCAAGGCAGGCGAGATAGACCCTTCTATAGAAAAGGCAGTACTTGGTTTAAATGCAGGTGAGACAAGCAGTGTAATTCGTTCAAAGATAGGTTTGCACATAATCAAACTTCTGGAAAAGAAGGAAAAGGAGGTAAGACCTCTGGAGGCAGTCAAAGAAGATATAAAAAATATACTTTACCGTAATATAGTTGATGAGAGATATAAACTATGGCTTGAGGAACAAAAAAGCACTGCCCATATAGAGGTAAGGCTGTAA
- a CDS encoding peptidyl-prolyl cis-trans isomerase → MVKIEKMTQKSLYKQYLYRVVSFICLLLALTNCQKYEPKDIVFKKVVAEINDTEITLQEFQGILKRLIPDSDMASLSKEEQKELKKNILSQLIEEELIIDEAKKKGIKVSEREVTGEIEGIKKDYQGNAFTDTIVSRYGSMEKWKEEIRRKLLTRKMIDAAVISRVTVEDNEITAYYMEHKDEITIPERVKARIIVLATEEEANNVLKRLKKGEDFTRVAKEVSIDRNMPNAGQSIYYSRGKLPKEFEDVLFSMPIKKVSSITKTPYGYNIFRVDERTKAKNLLLHEVKNDIAEKLRKTKANESFQKWIKELKNNATIDIREELL, encoded by the coding sequence TTGGTTAAAATAGAGAAGATGACACAAAAATCACTTTACAAGCAATATCTGTACCGTGTGGTATCATTTATCTGTCTTTTGTTAGCATTAACAAACTGCCAGAAATATGAGCCTAAAGATATTGTGTTTAAAAAGGTAGTTGCAGAGATAAATGATACCGAGATAACCCTTCAGGAGTTTCAGGGAATTCTGAAAAGATTGATACCTGATTCTGATATGGCATCCCTGTCCAAAGAAGAACAGAAAGAATTAAAAAAGAACATCCTCTCCCAACTGATTGAGGAAGAACTTATCATTGATGAGGCGAAGAAAAAGGGCATAAAGGTATCAGAAAGAGAGGTAACAGGCGAAATAGAAGGCATAAAAAAAGATTATCAGGGCAATGCCTTTACAGATACAATAGTAAGCAGATACGGGAGTATGGAAAAATGGAAAGAGGAGATAAGGAGGAAACTCTTAACAAGAAAGATGATTGATGCCGCTGTTATTTCAAGGGTTACGGTGGAAGATAATGAGATAACAGCATACTACATGGAGCATAAAGATGAGATTACAATACCTGAAAGGGTTAAGGCACGGATAATCGTATTAGCCACAGAAGAAGAGGCAAATAATGTCTTGAAAAGATTAAAGAAAGGTGAAGACTTTACAAGGGTGGCAAAAGAGGTGTCAATAGACAGAAACATGCCAAATGCAGGACAGTCCATATATTACAGCCGTGGTAAACTCCCTAAAGAATTTGAGGATGTCCTGTTTTCAATGCCAATAAAAAAGGTAAGCAGCATCACCAAAACACCTTATGGATACAATATATTCCGTGTGGATGAAAGGACAAAGGCTAAAAATTTGTTACTGCATGAAGTTAAAAACGATATTGCTGAAAAACTAAGAAAGACAAAGGCTAATGAATCTTTTCAGAAATGGATAAAAGAGTTAAAAAATAATGCAACGATAGATATAAGGGAGGAACTACTGTGA
- the mfd gene encoding transcription-repair coupling factor encodes MQKSSLKHTILKALEGISSLCAGQRCALSGLYGSSRAFIISEFFIKTLKPCVVVVPSDDEAEEFYTDLSFFLGSDFVNIYPSPETLPFEMLSPHPDISVGRLNILYKLIKNDIGILVTTPQALMQKTMPIDIFKASIKHIQIDMEIDRDKFIGELTQMGYSRTALVEMMGEISIRGGILDIFTPLYSKPVRMEFFGNEVESIRFFDPDTQRTLTYIDKGQGKQGINEIVLIPFREIIINEETKITANKKIKERANGLELTMNAVDTILERINNNVYFSGIESLMPLFYEKTETIFPYIAKDSTLFIVDEQRVLDEMDRFTKECLEMERKTMGKRQFFVHPSELYLSKEETVSLLAKTAAVNITDITDKDIAIALYSTSNIDIRQAVSFAREEGKLKPLVDMIKGWQGDNWNIFLISPSAGGGERLKELLEGYELNLPIISPPSAFSLHPSAYIVIGSLTTGFRIHDLKLAVITEDEIFGERIKKRQSSTRHIDTFLTQMSDLEIGEPVVHTFHGIGIYQGLKRITIEGIENDFLLIEYLGSDKLYLPVTKLNLVGKYTGVEGKMPPIDKLGGTSWEKTKLRVKKSVEAVAKELLELYAIRKTAKGFAFSKPDRLFIEFEESFEYDETPDQISAIEDVLKDMEDEKPMDRLICGDVGYGKTEVAMRAAFKAAMDNKQVAVLVPTTILAQQHYLTFKKRLSEYPVIIDVISRFKNPKEQKTVLQRLAKGEVDIIIGTHRLLQKDVSFKELGLVVIDEEQWFGVAHKERLKQLRKEIDILTLTATPIPRTLHLSLSGIRDLSIINTPPEDRLAIKTTVTMFDDETIRNAVIREMARHGQVFFVHNRVESIGSMLEYLIKILPEARIQVAHGQMERHKLESVMMGFVNKEFDILLSTAIIESGLDIPSANTIIINRADKFGLAQLYQLRGRVGRSRHRAYAYLLVSPEKVLTRDAEKRLRIIQELSELGSGFKIASHDMEIRGAGELLGHAQSGRIADVGFELYTQMLEETIMEMKGERKGICIDPEINLKIAAFIPDNYIHDMRQRLNIYKRLASCTSKEEIGDLKIELIDRFGKLPDTSQNLISIMELKLMLKTLKAIDMSQRGDKLYITFTKDTKIHPEQILNLLKRYPGEIKITPDKIAMSIDVKKGILEDARWLLQELI; translated from the coding sequence GTGCAAAAATCTTCATTAAAACATACCATCCTTAAGGCATTAGAGGGCATATCCTCTTTATGTGCAGGGCAGAGGTGCGCCCTTTCAGGTCTATATGGCTCATCAAGGGCATTTATCATATCAGAATTCTTTATAAAAACATTAAAACCGTGTGTTGTAGTTGTCCCATCAGATGATGAGGCAGAAGAATTCTATACAGACCTCTCTTTTTTTCTTGGAAGCGACTTTGTCAATATCTATCCATCCCCTGAAACACTGCCGTTTGAAATGCTCTCACCGCACCCTGATATATCTGTCGGCCGTCTAAATATCCTTTATAAACTGATTAAAAATGATATAGGGATTTTGGTAACAACACCGCAGGCACTAATGCAAAAGACTATGCCAATAGATATTTTTAAGGCTTCTATAAAACACATTCAAATTGACATGGAGATTGACAGGGACAAATTTATAGGGGAACTTACTCAAATGGGTTACTCACGCACTGCCCTTGTAGAAATGATGGGTGAAATCAGCATAAGAGGAGGCATCCTTGACATCTTTACCCCCCTATATTCAAAACCTGTGCGTATGGAATTTTTTGGCAATGAAGTAGAATCCATAAGATTTTTTGACCCTGACACGCAAAGGACTTTAACATATATAGATAAGGGGCAAGGGAAACAAGGAATAAACGAGATTGTGCTCATCCCTTTTAGAGAGATAATTATAAATGAAGAAACAAAGATAACGGCTAATAAGAAAATCAAGGAACGGGCAAATGGATTGGAACTCACAATGAATGCAGTAGATACCATATTGGAAAGAATAAATAATAATGTGTATTTTTCAGGCATAGAATCACTTATGCCTTTATTCTACGAGAAGACCGAAACGATTTTTCCTTATATTGCAAAGGATTCCACTCTTTTTATTGTTGATGAGCAAAGGGTGTTGGATGAAATGGATAGATTTACAAAAGAGTGTCTGGAGATGGAAAGAAAGACGATGGGGAAAAGGCAATTCTTTGTCCATCCTTCTGAACTCTATCTCTCCAAAGAAGAAACTGTTTCTCTACTTGCAAAAACAGCGGCTGTTAATATTACAGACATCACGGATAAAGACATTGCCATCGCGCTATATTCTACATCTAATATAGATATAAGGCAGGCAGTCTCATTTGCAAGAGAAGAAGGCAAACTTAAGCCATTAGTAGATATGATAAAGGGGTGGCAAGGGGATAACTGGAATATATTTCTGATAAGTCCTTCGGCAGGCGGTGGAGAAAGGTTGAAGGAACTTCTGGAAGGCTATGAATTAAATCTGCCAATTATAAGTCCACCTTCCGCCTTCAGCCTTCACCCTTCAGCCTATATAGTTATAGGCAGTCTTACAACAGGCTTTCGCATCCATGATTTAAAACTAGCGGTAATAACAGAAGATGAAATCTTTGGTGAAAGAATCAAGAAAAGGCAGTCATCCACAAGACATATTGATACATTCCTAACTCAGATGAGCGACTTGGAGATAGGCGAACCTGTTGTGCATACATTTCACGGAATAGGCATATATCAAGGGTTAAAAAGAATCACGATTGAAGGCATTGAAAACGATTTTCTGCTGATAGAGTATCTTGGCAGTGATAAACTCTATCTGCCTGTTACAAAGTTGAATCTGGTCGGCAAATACACAGGTGTTGAAGGTAAGATGCCGCCGATAGATAAACTTGGCGGAACATCATGGGAAAAAACCAAGTTAAGGGTAAAAAAATCTGTTGAGGCAGTGGCTAAAGAACTCCTTGAATTATATGCCATCAGAAAGACAGCAAAAGGTTTTGCATTCTCAAAACCTGACAGGCTGTTTATTGAATTTGAAGAGTCTTTTGAATACGATGAAACACCTGACCAAATCTCTGCTATTGAAGATGTCCTCAAAGATATGGAAGATGAAAAACCAATGGACAGGCTTATATGCGGAGATGTTGGTTATGGTAAGACCGAAGTTGCTATGAGGGCTGCCTTTAAGGCTGCTATGGACAACAAACAGGTTGCTGTTCTTGTGCCAACAACCATACTTGCCCAGCAGCACTATCTGACATTCAAGAAGAGACTTTCTGAATATCCTGTGATAATTGATGTAATCAGCAGATTTAAAAACCCTAAAGAACAAAAGACTGTCTTGCAAAGGCTTGCAAAGGGTGAGGTGGATATAATTATTGGGACACACAGACTTTTACAGAAAGATGTGTCTTTCAAGGAACTCGGACTTGTTGTGATTGATGAAGAGCAGTGGTTTGGCGTTGCACATAAAGAAAGGTTAAAACAGCTCAGAAAAGAGATTGACATACTGACCCTTACCGCAACACCTATACCAAGAACCCTTCATCTGTCATTATCAGGCATAAGGGATTTAAGTATTATAAACACACCGCCTGAAGACAGACTTGCCATCAAGACTACTGTTACAATGTTTGATGATGAAACTATCCGCAACGCAGTTATAAGAGAGATGGCAAGGCACGGACAGGTATTTTTCGTGCATAACAGGGTTGAAAGTATAGGAAGCATGCTGGAATATCTTATAAAAATACTGCCTGAGGCAAGGATTCAAGTTGCACACGGACAGATGGAAAGGCACAAACTTGAAAGTGTTATGATGGGTTTTGTGAATAAAGAGTTTGATATTCTTTTATCAACTGCAATAATAGAATCAGGGCTTGATATTCCATCTGCAAACACCATTATAATAAACAGGGCTGATAAATTCGGGCTTGCACAACTTTATCAGTTAAGGGGACGAGTAGGCAGAAGCAGGCACAGGGCATACGCATATCTGCTTGTCTCTCCTGAAAAGGTTCTGACCAGAGATGCTGAAAAAAGGCTTCGCATCATTCAGGAATTATCTGAACTTGGTTCGGGTTTTAAGATTGCCTCACATGATATGGAAATCAGGGGGGCTGGAGAACTGCTTGGACATGCCCAGTCAGGCCGCATTGCTGATGTTGGTTTTGAACTTTACACACAAATGCTTGAAGAAACTATAATGGAAATGAAAGGGGAAAGAAAAGGGATTTGTATAGACCCTGAAATAAACTTAAAGATAGCAGCATTTATTCCAGATAATTATATACATGATATGCGACAGAGGTTGAATATATATAAAAGGCTTGCCTCCTGCACAAGCAAAGAAGAGATAGGGGATTTAAAGATAGAACTCATTGACAGATTCGGAAAACTGCCCGACACAAGCCAGAATCTAATAAGCATTATGGAATTAAAACTTATGCTAAAGACCCTGAAGGCAATAGATATGTCCCAGAGGGGTGATAAACTATATATTACCTTTACTAAAGATACAAAGATACACCCGGAACAGATTTTAAATCTGCTCAAGAGATACCCAGGGGAAATCAAGATAACACCCGACAAGATTGCAATGTCTATTGATGTCAAGAAGGGTATTTTAGAAGATGCAAGATGGCTATTGCAAGAACTTATATAA
- a CDS encoding class II fructose-bisphosphate aldolase translates to MEYQKLQDIYDSLHGIIEIRNNEARLINEKKLKDELIDSLVYNAVFGRDKEIKGSCRFIIKLCGAASGAKPASIQGLYEAMGRGDVSGFTVPAINIRGLTYDTARAVFRSALKNNVGALIFEIAKSEMDYTDQAPYEYSSVVIASAIKEGFTGPLFIQGDHFQMSAKNYAKDKANEIAGIKELIKCAVGAGFYNIDIDSSTLVELNQPTVVEQQRPNFEIAAELTRYIRDVEPPDVTISVGGEIGEVGGRNSTEEELRVFMDNYNMAIAGMGSPKGISKISIQTGTSHGGVVLPDGTIAKVKVDFDTIERLSKVSREAYGLSGVVQHGASTLPDDAFHIFVERHASEVHLATGFQNMTYDSKYFPQDLKDEIYSYLKEKCAKEKKEGETEEQFIYKTRKKGVGPFKKKMWDLSQPLKSGIGMELEDRFTILFGKLNVKNTKDVVAKWVKPVDVPLSLEKEIENADLKVQAGGLSHSAD, encoded by the coding sequence ATGGAATATCAAAAACTGCAAGATATTTATGACTCTCTTCATGGTATTATAGAGATTAGAAATAATGAGGCAAGGCTGATTAATGAAAAGAAACTGAAAGATGAGTTAATAGACAGCCTTGTTTATAATGCTGTCTTTGGCAGGGATAAAGAGATAAAAGGCAGCTGCAGATTTATTATAAAATTATGCGGGGCAGCATCAGGCGCCAAGCCTGCATCCATTCAGGGATTATACGAGGCAATGGGCAGAGGCGATGTCTCTGGTTTTACTGTTCCAGCAATAAATATAAGAGGTCTTACCTATGATACTGCAAGGGCAGTGTTTCGTTCTGCATTAAAAAATAATGTTGGCGCACTAATATTTGAAATCGCAAAAAGTGAGATGGACTATACAGACCAAGCCCCCTATGAATACTCTTCGGTGGTTATTGCATCTGCTATAAAAGAAGGTTTTACTGGTCCTCTGTTCATACAAGGCGACCATTTCCAAATGAGTGCAAAAAATTATGCAAAGGATAAGGCTAATGAGATTGCAGGAATCAAAGAACTAATAAAATGCGCAGTTGGTGCAGGTTTTTATAATATTGATATTGATTCATCAACCCTTGTTGAACTAAATCAACCAACAGTGGTGGAACAGCAAAGACCTAATTTTGAGATTGCAGCAGAACTCACAAGGTATATAAGGGATGTAGAACCCCCGGATGTAACTATATCTGTTGGCGGTGAAATAGGAGAGGTTGGAGGCAGGAACTCTACAGAAGAGGAACTTAGGGTCTTTATGGACAATTATAATATGGCAATTGCTGGGATGGGCAGTCCTAAAGGGATAAGCAAGATTAGTATTCAGACCGGAACATCTCACGGCGGAGTTGTCCTGCCTGATGGCACAATTGCAAAGGTAAAGGTTGATTTTGATACGATTGAAAGATTGTCAAAGGTTTCTAGGGAAGCCTACGGACTTTCAGGTGTTGTCCAGCACGGGGCATCAACGCTTCCTGATGATGCGTTTCATATATTTGTTGAGAGGCATGCATCAGAGGTTCACCTTGCAACAGGTTTTCAGAATATGACTTACGACAGTAAATATTTTCCACAAGATTTAAAGGACGAGATCTATTCTTACCTCAAGGAAAAATGTGCAAAGGAAAAAAAGGAAGGAGAAACCGAAGAGCAGTTCATATACAAGACAAGGAAAAAAGGGGTTGGACCATTCAAGAAAAAGATGTGGGATTTATCACAACCTTTAAAGAGCGGGATTGGAATGGAATTGGAAGATAGATTTACCATTTTATTTGGCAAACTAAATGTCAAAAATACAAAGGATGTTGTTGCCAAATGGGTCAAACCAGTGGATGTGCCTTTGAGCCTTGAAAAAGAGATAGAGAACGCTGATTTGAAGGTTCAGGCTGGCGGTCTATCCCATAGCGCTGATTAA
- a CDS encoding type II toxin-antitoxin system HicB family antitoxin produces MAVYPIALIKCNSYGNYSAYSPDLPGYAVIGATREEAEQNIHEAIELHLQGLKEDGLSIPQSTSFAEHVAIR; encoded by the coding sequence CTGGCGGTCTATCCCATAGCGCTGATTAAGTGTAATTCATATGGAAACTATTCTGCATATTCACCTGACTTGCCCGGATATGCAGTTATAGGAGCTACGCGTGAAGAAGCAGAGCAAAATATACATGAAGCCATTGAACTGCACTTGCAAGGGCTAAAGGAGGATGGGCTGTCTATCCCTCAGTCGACTTCCTTTGCAGAGCATGTTGCCATCAGATAA
- the glpX gene encoding class II fructose-bisphosphatase, with protein MDRNLALEMIRVTEAAALASARLMGRGDEKAADQAAVDAMRKALNSINMNGTVVIGEGERDEAPMLYIGEKVGNTNNSGSAEIDIALDPLEGTTITATGGPNALSVIAIAEKGNFLHAPDTYMDKIAVGPRAKGAIDIRLSPTENLENIAKAMGMKVSDLTVIILNRPRHQKLIEEVRKAGARIKLIPDGDVSAAIATARQGTGVDVLMGIGGAPEGVIAAAALKCVCGDMQGVLKPRNDEEVERAKRMGVKDINKVYTIDELAAGEVMFAATGVTDGDFLKGVRFFGGGAETHSVVMRSKTRTIRYITATHHFECKPIY; from the coding sequence ATGGATAGAAATCTTGCATTGGAGATGATAAGGGTTACAGAGGCAGCAGCCCTTGCCAGTGCCCGTCTTATGGGCAGGGGTGATGAAAAGGCTGCTGACCAGGCTGCAGTTGATGCCATGAGAAAGGCATTAAATTCAATCAATATGAACGGAACTGTTGTAATAGGTGAAGGAGAAAGGGATGAAGCCCCGATGCTTTATATTGGAGAAAAGGTTGGCAATACTAATAACAGCGGCTCAGCTGAAATTGACATAGCCCTTGACCCTCTTGAGGGAACTACCATCACAGCAACAGGTGGACCGAACGCCCTGTCTGTTATTGCCATTGCTGAAAAAGGGAATTTTCTCCACGCACCTGATACATATATGGACAAGATTGCAGTTGGACCAAGGGCAAAGGGTGCAATTGACATCAGATTATCACCGACAGAAAACCTTGAAAATATTGCAAAGGCAATGGGAATGAAGGTTAGTGATTTAACAGTTATTATACTCAACAGACCAAGGCATCAGAAGTTAATAGAAGAGGTAAGAAAGGCAGGGGCAAGAATCAAACTTATTCCTGATGGTGATGTCTCTGCTGCTATTGCAACTGCCCGACAAGGAACAGGTGTTGATGTGCTTATGGGAATAGGCGGTGCGCCAGAGGGGGTTATTGCTGCAGCAGCGTTAAAATGTGTTTGCGGTGATATGCAGGGTGTGTTGAAACCAAGAAATGATGAAGAGGTAGAGCGGGCAAAAAGGATGGGTGTAAAAGATATAAATAAGGTATATACCATAGATGAACTTGCTGCAGGAGAGGTCATGTTTGCAGCAACTGGTGTTACAGATGGTGATTTCTTAAAAGGGGTAAGGTTTTTTGGAGGCGGGGCAGAAACCCATTCTGTAGTTATGCGTTCAAAGACACGCACGATAAGGTATATAACAGCGACTCATCACTTTGAATGCAAGCCGATTTATTAA
- a CDS encoding 6-phosphofructokinase: MKVGVLTGGGDCPGLNAVIRAVVKLADNYGYEVIGIKDGWKGLVSNSTILLTENMTSDILSKGGTILGTSRTNPFKDEKTAEKAIENIKGLGLDCIICIGGNDTLGAASKLYNRGIKTIGVPKTIDNDLSGTDFTFGFDTAVSIVSDAMDRLRTTTEAHHRIMVVEVMGRHAGWIATFGGLAGGADMILIPEKPFDINDIVCRVNKYYKTEGRYSMIIVVAEGAKPINMEGYITKDMKMDEFGNVMLGGIGDFLAKVIEKNTGVETRHVVLGHLQRGGSPTAYDRILATRYGIKAVELIKEGKFGRMVALNGSKIVDIPIEEGVKETKTVDMDTYRIIDIFSS, encoded by the coding sequence ATGAAAGTTGGGGTCTTGACAGGCGGCGGTGACTGCCCGGGTTTGAATGCAGTTATAAGGGCAGTTGTAAAACTGGCAGACAACTACGGCTATGAGGTTATAGGCATAAAGGATGGCTGGAAAGGGCTTGTAAGTAATTCAACAATACTGCTTACCGAAAATATGACATCTGACATTTTGTCAAAGGGTGGGACAATACTTGGGACATCAAGGACAAATCCATTTAAAGATGAGAAGACTGCAGAAAAGGCAATAGAGAATATAAAAGGGTTAGGACTTGACTGCATTATTTGCATAGGCGGCAATGATACACTTGGTGCTGCATCAAAACTTTATAATAGGGGAATCAAAACTATTGGCGTTCCAAAGACAATTGATAATGACCTTTCAGGGACTGATTTTACATTTGGTTTTGATACTGCGGTAAGCATTGTTTCAGATGCGATGGACAGACTCCGCACAACAACAGAGGCGCACCACAGGATTATGGTTGTAGAGGTAATGGGAAGACACGCAGGTTGGATTGCGACATTTGGCGGACTTGCAGGCGGCGCTGATATGATACTGATACCGGAAAAGCCGTTTGATATAAATGATATTGTATGCCGTGTGAACAAGTATTATAAAACAGAGGGCCGCTACAGTATGATTATTGTTGTGGCAGAGGGCGCAAAGCCGATAAATATGGAAGGTTATATAACCAAAGATATGAAAATGGATGAATTTGGAAATGTTATGCTTGGCGGTATTGGCGATTTTCTTGCGAAGGTAATAGAAAAGAATACAGGGGTAGAAACAAGGCATGTGGTTTTAGGACATCTTCAAAGAGGGGGAAGCCCAACAGCATACGATAGAATCCTTGCCACAAGATACGGCATAAAGGCAGTAGAACTCATAAAAGAGGGTAAATTCGGCAGGATGGTTGCGTTAAACGGCAGTAAAATTGTTGATATACCTATAGAAGAGGGTGTAAAAGAAACTAAGACAGTTGATATGGATACTTATAGGATTATAGATATATTTTCAAGCTAG